In Eucalyptus grandis isolate ANBG69807.140 chromosome 4, ASM1654582v1, whole genome shotgun sequence, the following proteins share a genomic window:
- the LOC104440999 gene encoding dof zinc finger protein DOF4.4, which produces MEQESKPPPLDRRPTSRPAQPDGQQQPPPPHHQPQKCPRCDSMNTKFCYYNNYSLSQPRYFCKTCRRYWTHGGTLRNVPVGGGCRKAKRSKSSSSSSSTSASASSGDSLTPHSSLQVLPQSLRDVAAGNLAPPPAAAAGEGPLGYSFYPGGGFLSSLAAVQSINQSQAFNIGGATTSNNNSSNNLGFFQGFGGLASLSSSHHHQQIHQQAQFLQSDWSHGFGMGSNANTGSSSSNNNSPTISHVHHQHGNLWSGSTSAGISGHGGGESNRIGLNVNRPSDHHHLPHLPGFGPPP; this is translated from the coding sequence ATGGAGCAAGAGAGCAAGCCACCGCCGCTGGATCGGAGGCCGACATCGAGGCCGGCCCAACCGGACGGACAGCaacagccgccgccgccgcaccaCCAGCCCCAGAAGTGCCCTCGCTGCGACTCCATGAACACCAAGTTCTGCTACTACAACAACTACAGCCTCTCCCAGCCCCGCTACTTCTGCAAGACCTGCCGCCGCTACTGGACCCACGGCGGAACCCTAAGGAACGTCCCCGTCGGCGGCGGCTGCCGGAAGGCCAAGCGCTCCaagtcctcctcctcctcctcctccacatccgcctccgcctcctccggcGACAGCCTCACCCCGCACTCATCCCTGCAGGTCCTGCCTCAAAGCCTCAGGGATGTTGCAGCTGGGAACCTGGCCCCACCGCCGGCCGCGGCGGCCGGGGAGGGGCCTCTGGGTTACTCGTTCTATCCGGGAGGTGGGTTCTTGTCCTCTTTGGCGGCAGTTCAGTCTATCAACCAGAGCCAGGCCTTCAACATTGGGGGTGCTACAACAAGTaacaacaacagcagcaacaaTTTGGGCTTTTTCCAAGGGTTTGGAGGTTTGGCTTCCTTAAGCAGCTCTCACCACCACCAGCAGATTCATCAACAAGCACAGTTTCTTCAGAGCGATTGGAGTCACGGCTTCGGCATGGGCAGTAATGCTAATACCGGTAGTAGTAGCAGTAACAATAATAGCCCTACTATTTCACATGTACATCATCAGCATGGTAACTTGTGGAGTGGAAGCACGAGCGCTGGTATTAGCGGTCACGGTGGCGGCGAGAGTAATAGAATCGGTCTGAATGTTAACCGCCCATCCGATCATCACCACTTGCCCCATCTTCCAGGATTTGGCCCTCCTCCATAA
- the LOC104440998 gene encoding auxin-repressed 12.5 kDa protein — translation MVLLEKLWDDVVAGPQPERGLGRLRKLATSKPLVVADAGEGGESSSAGGKYQRSVSMPTTPRTPATPASPASARKENVWRSVFHPGSNLATKKIGSEYFDKPQPNSPTVYDWLYSGETRSQHR, via the exons atggTTCTTCTAGAGAAGCTGTGGGACGACGTGGTGGCCGGGCCTCAGCCCGAGCGCGGCCTCGGCCGGCTGCGCAAGCTCGCCACCAGCAAGCCCCTCGTCGTCGCAG ATGCCGGGGAAGGCGGCGAGAGCAGCAGCGCCGGAGGGAAGTACCAGCGGTCGGTATCCATGCCGACGACCCCGCGGACGCCCGCCACGCCGGCGTCCCCGGCGTCGGCCCGCAAGGAGAACGTGTGGAGGAGCGTGTTCCACCCGGGGAGCAACCTCGCCACCAAGAAGATCGGCAGCGAGTACTTCGACAAGCCGCAGCCCAACTCCCCCACCGTCTACGACTG GCTGTACAGTGGCGAGACTAGGAGCCAGCATCGCTGA
- the LOC104440997 gene encoding receptor-like protein 4, translated as MLGRRRLLLPWLLALVLAAPASLARPAPFALRISCGAREDVHTPPTNTLWFKDFAYTGGIPNNATRPSFITPALNTLRYFPLSEGPDNCYSIDGVPIGHYSVRTFFGLVKQPNFDNEPLFDVSVEGTQISSLSSGWTNHDDQVFAEARVFIADNTASLCLHSTGHGDPAIVSIEILQVDDRAYYFGPDWGRGTILRTVKRLSCGNGKAKFDSDYSGDQWGGDRFWDSVTTFRLSYDQESFTKESITQASLSPNYYPEGLYQTAIIGTSQQPDLEYTMDVDPNRNYSVWLHFAEIDTLVTGVGQRVFNILMNGDTVFQDVDIIKMSGDRYAALVLNTTVAVSGRTLTIRFLPKVGNISIINAIEVFEIVMAESKTSVDEVRALQTLKDGLMLPLRFGWNGDPCVPQQHPWSGIDCRFNSTRNNWVIDGLGLGNQGLRGSLLPNISGLHHLLSINLSGNSIQGPIPSSLGTIASLEILDFSYNFLNGSIPESLGQLTSLKKLNLNGNSLSGKVPAALGGRLLHGASFNFTDNAGLCGIPGLPTCGPHLSAGAKVGIAFGACVTLLLLVMCSVCWWKRRQNILRAQQIAAREAPYAKKRTHFSRDIQLARHHNHGHAHSATENGPSLLS; from the exons ATGCTCGGGCGGCGTCGGCTCCTGCTGCCGTGGCTCCTCGCTCTCGTTCTCGCTGCCCCGGCCTCGCTCGCTCGTCCCG CGCCGTTTGCATTGCGCATTAGCTGTGGAGCTCGTGAGGATGTACACACGCCGCCGACGAATACTCTGTGGTTTAAGGATTTTGCATATACAGGAGGTATACCGAATAATGCGACGAGGCCCAGCTTTATAACTCCTGCGCTTAACACCCTCCGTTACTTCCCTTTATCTGAAGGGCCTGATAATTGCTACAGCATTGATGGCGTTCCGATCGGCCACTATTCCGTGAGGACCTTCTTTGGATTAGTTAAACAGCCTAATTTTGACAATGAACCCCTGTTTGACGTTTCTGTCGAAGGCACTCAGATTAGTTCTCTATCGTCCGGGTGGACCAACCATGATGACCAAGTATTTGCTGAAGCCAGGGTATTCATCGCTGATAACACTGCTTCTCTTTGCCTCCATAGCACTGGCCATGGCGATCCCGCAATTGTTTCcattgaaattcttcaagttgatGATAGGGCATATTATTTTGGACCTGACTGGGGTCGAGGGACGATTCTTAGAACAGTCAAAAGACTAAGCTGTGGCAATGGGAAGGCAAAATTTGATTCAGATTATAGTGGGGATCAGTGGGGTGGGGACAGGTTTTGGGACTCAGTTACAACATTCCGCTTAAGCTATGACCAGGAGAGTTTTACAAAAGAAAGCATTACGCAGGCTTCGCTCTCTCCAAATTATTACCCAGAAGGTCTCTATCAGACAGCAATTATTGGTACTAGTCAGCAGCCAGATTTAGAATATACGATGGATGTGGATCCTAACAGAAACTACTCAGTCTGGCTACATTTTGCTGAAATAGATACTTTGGTTACAGGAGTAGGACAAAGAGTTTTTAACATTCTGATGAATGGTGATACCGTTTTTCAAGATGTAGACATAATAAAGATGAGTGGGGATCGTTATGCTGCTCTAGTGTTGAACACTACTGTAGCTGTTAGTGGGAGGACTTTGACAATCAGATTCCTACCAAAAGTAGGCAACATTTCCATAATTAATGCTATTGAAGTCTTTGAAATTGTCATGGCTGAGTCAAAGACTTCAGTGGATGAAG TTAGGGCTCTGCAGACGCTGAAGGACGGATTGATGCTTCCTCTTCGATTTGGGTGGAATGGTGATCCATGTGTTCCCCAGCAACATCCATGGAGTGGCATTGATTGTCGATTTAACAGTACCCGCAATAACTGGGTCATTGATGGACT TGGCCTGGGCAACCAAGGTTTGAGGGGGTCCTTGCTGCCAAATATATCTGGATTGCACCATCTACTGAGCAT AAACTTGAGTGGAAACAGCATTCAAGGGCCCATTCCATCCTCTTTGGGTACAATAGCTAGCTTGGAGATATT GGACTTCTCTTACAATTTCTTAAATGGATCAATTCCTGAAAGTCTTGGACAGTTAACATCCTTGAAGAAACT GAATCTCAATGGGAATTCTTTATCAGGAAAAGTCCCTGCAGCCCTAGGAGGGAGGCTTCTGCACGGAGCAAGCTTCAA TTTCACTGACAATGCTGGTCTTTGCGGCATACCCGGCCTTCCCACTTGTGGTCCCCACCTTTCAGCGGGTGCAAAGGTTGGCATCGCCTTCGGTGCCTGTGTAACATTGCTACTCCTTGTCATGTGTTCGGTGTGTTGGTGGAAGAGGCGCCAGAACATTCTCCGGGCTCAGCAGATCGCTG CAAGAGAAGCTCCCTATGCCAAAAAGAGGACGCATTTTTCGCGGGACATCCAACTGGCAAGACATCATAACCATGGTCATGCTCATTCTGCTACCGAAAATGGACCTAGCTTGCTGTCATGA